From the genome of Salvia splendens isolate huo1 chromosome 7, SspV2, whole genome shotgun sequence:
ttcaaacataaatatgatcaaatagtAATATTTGAGAGATTTGTACAAAATGAAACATAATATTTCAATAAGTTTTAAagtatgttttagaaatttaaatactttttagtgaatttgaagtcatttaatttatttatctattattatattaataaaagttaaatatataatttgtatatttaatataaaattgaaagttactttttagttatctatattacaaaaatattcaatgaagtgtcgaattatgagtcaaacaaatagaacaataaatcatttttcttttcctttatcaAAAGCGATTTgccgatctattttcctggaacatatacCGTAATCGGAATGTATAGGCTCATCCCACTTACAAACCTGAATTCAACTAAAACTGAACTGGTCCAGTAGGGACGTTCCCCTTGCTAGACAAATATATAGGTAATGTTCAAGACAAAACATGGATTGACATAACTTTCGAAACTTCAATTTTTCTCATAAACATATTTGAaacatgtcacgaccgcattttctaaggatagaaaacacggttaatcgcgactaggggaggattaaagaagcggggaagaaaggggaaaacacaaATCGActatagctcgaaacaaatgggaatagctcgaaataaaatcagagttttggacaaaatagacttgagtcttttaagatgcacaacggaagcaaatgaacgcggttccatgtatgaagacatgaacctccgagagtcaaaatctgactgaattaaatgtcttgtctcaatagcacttcctccaccacttcgctgctcaacctgcacatttagaaatatatgcagggctgagtacaaaaagtactcagtgaacacattgccgaaaattacacatatacatttgaaaatattgtcaagccatcatcacagtaacactcggggtgttgttaaaagacccgagcttactaaaaatatcacattgggttgcaacccctttttccggtacttagccatatctgatcacattgtgccgtcgaaatggtgttctcgcacggtcaccttctctgcccatcatgtcagaggtattcgtgtgccgggaaggtggccaccttccacggtcaccttctctgcccaacatgtcagaggtattcttgtgccgggaaggtggccaccttccacggtcacctgctctgcccaacatgtcagaggtagcttgtgtacactagtccgagcggggacaccaccatcactgggacccgaattcgacttatatcatcattcattaTTCCTTTGGCCTTATCcgaacagataggcatcatacaaaaacatttatggcaagacaacatctttaaaaatcacgaacatgtgttcgtgttttcataaagtacgatttgtatttttagtataagaaagctcaccttgaatGTTTAGTTCCCTTAgcttgaatctttcgttccgactttacttgtgggcgtacccttttgaaaatatcacaatataataatacactaattagactcaaggacaaaactacttaaattagaatgcatgcaccctcattaaagtcttttatctcgtttctcgattttcgcgtattttcgattattcggcggccgcccaaggcgtcgcttgAGACGCcatcggccgcttacgcccataattcctctgttggctcctcgtatttccccccacgatatcgaattaaaatcccaaaattataaaagtgcacaattaaaatatcgcaactatttcccctcgaaaatatatttatttggacttaggataaaattattcatcctttgaaatattccgggattaattaaataattcatcacAATTAATTATCGATCCAAAACTTAATTAGAAGCCCCaaagcttaattatttccccaccttatatctctaattaaaagtttaaagcccaaaataaaataaattgagtcCAAACTAAACAAATCATCCACTTTAAATTAATGAGGCCCAATTCTTTTAAAAACCAAAGGCCCAACATCCAATTAGAAAAAGAGACCAGCCCATTTCAAAAACTAAATTAGTCCATATACTCCCCCTTCCACCACACGTATAATCTACTCTCACACCTAAATTACTATTCATATTCTTCCCCAATTGCACAAAATAGAGAACCCTTCCCTAATTTAGAGTTTCAGCTCTCTCCCCTCCATCATCTTCTCCTTTCCTCTCCCCCCTTTCTCGGTTCTccctcttcctctctttctcctctccctttttcctctctttctctcttctctttCTCGGCTATGCTcacgccgccgccaccgccaccgccaccgccaccaccgcTGCTGTACGCGCGGCTGCTCGCCGTCGCGGCCCTCCACCTCCCTCTCTCGATTTCCACCGACATCACACCATCGCTGCTCCACCTCCTCAGCTCCCCCCCTCTCTCCCGAatctgccgccgccgccactgtgcatgcacaggcggCGGCTCCGCCGCTTCTTCTCCACGCCTCGCGCTGCCGGAGCAGCTCCCCGAAGCCACCACAGTCGCCACCTCCTCGCCGGATTCCCGAAAGGTAAGGATTGATTTATTGTTCTTCCccctttttttcaatttctaaGAATTTATaatcttagatctaaagttttgGAATTTAATTTGTGAAGGTTGTGAAATTAGTGACGAATCGGGGTGGGGGCTGTCCTTGGTTGTCTCCGGGCTGCCGAGAATCTGTCTCCGACAGATTTATATTTTAGTCTAAGATAAATACCTGAGTTCTTTGCTAGAAATTGCTATTTCTATGTTCTTTGCTATAGTTGTTAAGTTCGTATTTGGCAGAGGCTAAATCTTGCCTATATGCATATGttgaaagaagaaaaatatgTTGTTGTTACTTACCTTCATATGTGATGAATAAACTTTGCTGTAATTTCCACTACGATGTGAACATCCTCTTCCTTTGCCTTCCTGCTTTGTTGGAAGTATTTTGGGAGGAGAGTATTGTTTGGTACGAGGTGGGGTAGTGAAAGTGATGAACAATATGTTCTTGCTGGTATGTATATGTGAGTAGCAAGTGGTCTGACATGATCCTCCAAATATTCTCTTGTTGGAGAATTGATGATTGTTCTGACATTTCATTTAATGCCGTATCAATTGCTGCTGAAAATTTGATCCTCAGGATCGGATCTGCCTATccctttcttttatattttatttgttttattaaattttattatttgtatatttatttacttatttgttTAACTTGGTGTAGGAAAAATCCCGTTTAAGCTCGTGGCTTTGGTGTAGGAAAATAAATAGCATCCATAGTCTTCCCTGATAATGTACTGGACTTTCTTGGAGTGCGAGCACGACCGTTGAACGGGCTGCGTGAACTTTTCTCTAATTGTAATAGATaaggatttgataaatttgtatAATAGTAATTTAGCGGACTTCGGAAATATGTCGgacattataaatttttatttggtgttacttctttttttttttacttgaaatattCGTTCGAGAACGAAGCAATgattatttataattccaagatcaattattatacatgaaaatgacagatttcgaatactacaacgatcacttattatttaactttaggctaataataataataataaggtacGAAAGTTTGGGTTGTTACAAAataaaactcatttttatcagTCAAAGTCGAGCACATTAATATTACAtaactaaataatactcccccgtcccaactaagttaagACAAAACCTTTGGgaacgaagattaagaaattgcgttgaaaagtaggagagatgaataaaatatgaaagataaggagagagtaaagtagatggtgaaataaagtaagagtgataggatgttttgttttttgctaaaaaagaaaatgactcaacttagtttgTACTcgctccgtcccaaggaagatgacctcttccttgggtggcacgggattttatgcatctttattttgtgtgttgagtgaAGAGATTAAAGTAAGACagaaggaataaagtagagataaaggtaTTTCCACTTTATGTACTGAGTCATCTttgttgggacaaactaaaaatgaaagtgagtCATATTTAgtaggacgaagggagtaccaacttagttgggacgaagggagtacattattatttatgggtccaccatccactacacgatttcaactatttttctcCTTATCTTTTACGTTaccaattacgcattaaaacccgtgccaacTCCAAATTGGCTATTgctatgagacggagggagtattacttaaGTCATCCTTTGTAATTGTACTTAACTAGTCATTGCCGTAGAATACCAATGAACTCCATGTCGAAaattattactctctccgtcccataataattgtcactcttattgtgggcacggtcttaagaaatgtaaataaaagttggttggaaaagttagtggaatgtgggacccattttttatattgattttataataaaatgtgagtgagtgagttagtggaatgtgagacatacttaccatttatggtaaaaatgaagtgtgataattattgtgaaacggatcgaaatggaaaagagtgacaattattgtgagatggagggagtattatctaCAATGCAAAAATTCCTCGTTTTAACAGAATAAAAATACGCTTCAAAACCTGGCGTGAAAATTTTCGGGTCGTTACAGAAAACAAATAACTAAACATAAATCATCAACTTTTTTCAGAGCAGAAGAAGACTGAATTTGCTCATGTGCCTCCCCATTTTGCGAGTATTAAGAAGGGATAACTGCTCCAAAAAGCATGAACTTTGACCTTACCGTAGTCGGCGAGGGGGCTGGCGCGGCCGAAACCAGCGGTGGCGACGCACTTGACCTTACAGGCGGTGGGACAATCAACTATAAACACAATTATTGGAAGTGAAAACATCCCGTCTTTCCCCTTCACTCCGGCGAGCTTCGAGAGGTGGCGCTCTTTGATGAATCCCGTCACTTCCATGTCGTAATTAAACGAGGAAGTCATGCTCGTTTTTAGCGCGGTTTTGGCCTTCTGTCGTATCCAGAAGAAGCCGGTGGCGCGGTTGAAGCCGAGCTCTTCGAACTCAACCTCCGCCACCAGAAACACGTACCGCGGATTCGAGAATTTGTCGAGAAGTTCTAGAAACTTCTGCTTGCATGTgatatgtcacgaccgcccttctagggtataataaatgcggcgatcacgacttaaacagacttaaatataacaaggaaaataggctagAGTTTCATCAAGAAGGTTTGACCAACATATTAAATGagcaattaaatataaaacaagatgaggactcgggtttaaataatgagttgggtCGGGCATTAATATTCAAGGAACAgattaagagtttgacattatccaacaagactttaaaaaaatccaataaccgaacaaattcaagttcaagcccaataactaataagtaaaagaaatatcgcagcggaaaacgaccaagagaaggagtgaagtcatgtgtgaagacacgacgacgctcggagtttcaagacaatatTATCAATTCTTTTAATtagctcaacaccgccaaccgctcgtcgccgctcaacctgcacataaggaaaacacatgcagggctgagtacttataaaaATACTTAGTGGACTTATGCagaaacattttcataaaaattgttatttatcatgccatacgtaagtaaccatcggggtttagctttagaaatgcccgaggcactcaaaatcattttccattgcaaaagtcgactgatcagtcattttcccatagacgttagtcatatctgctcatacatgacaaggaatgcggccgcaaaccaggtcactagaccggccagcccgtacgctagcacacgatctaccataggtgtacactaatccaagtagggtttgcggccctacgaggacccgaattcaatttaaataatagtggcaaaagccacttcagataggcacgttaaaacaaaacacggcatgataaacatagtaatttccatcgataaagtatttaggacattgtccttagttaaaagaaagcccacctcgaccgtttagaccttaagtacttctttccctttgttatcatgCTTCgggcacgagttatcacctttagataatatgtattaccaatcagtcacaaacattgactcataattatgcatgtccccaacgtttccctttttCCCCAACAAAAGGAGACACACCGTAGCATGCATCatcgaataacacatcacttcatcatataGTGGTTTCCTTAACACATAcatatcatgtatatcatttaaAACACAACAACATAGTTATTTTCGCaaggatagaaatctggcagcaacGCGcggtcattttgtaaaaatcatttaaaattcatccggcCTCCGTTGGGGCTCAAACTTtcccacaatacagtagacacatcaaatatcattCATTTAaatcacatcaaaataatctttttaggtcggtcaaatcggaaacgtaactcactggtcgagaaaaacaatttctggcagaactgtgcagtcaactttaaaaattcaccaaaaattcatctttcgtccaaataggttgaaatttacacacgacacagaagacaccttaagGTTTACTCATAAAAAAAATCGTGCAAAAAGGAGTttgtttggtcggtcaaacatgcgtcggaacctactgtccgaacactaTAGATTTCATGCTtccaaattcgaattagggttttatccccattcatccaaacacaacctttttatgcttctaacacataatcatgcttaaaagagtTCTCACactcatgttctcatataatcacacatcattcaccaatgattcatttaGACTTCATACGGTTTCATTCAAAAGCGTATATTCACAATTgatctcatacaaacacaaattcccaccgattaaattcctagatttgaaatccctacactcactatatgcatgagggagtcaaaaccatgtttgaatggagaggatgaagaaaagaagttcgattgtacctttcttgattgaaacaatcggtagaacaaatagaaatcttgattcttcaacaaactcttggcaaAGAATGAAAGATCTTGAGTGGGATAGAAGAACAAGTGGAGAGAGGAGTGGAGAGAGGATGGGGCGtgtgggagggagagagaggcaTGTGATtagtgggggctagggttagggtttgttttatccctatttatagagttagaaaTAAATCCTCCAATTAATTGCATGAAGATTTGGAGGGGATTTGGTGGGGGAAAATTAACGTGATTCTTGGGGGAGGAATAAGGGGGTTTCGAAAATtataggctatttaattagcctatgatttaatttggtatttcacggagtagaataaaataatacggagcagaaaataACAAAAAGCCTCCCAAAAATATAGGAATTAGGCGTGTATTATTCCCCCCTCAACtaggaataaatttcaaatctttaatttgaataagataaggcaagatttgctaggatatttgaatttattaatgGGAGGAAATAAATAGgggatcaaataatataataaacaaTTTCCTCCTTCCATAATTAGgaaatttcgaaatctcccttagaACAAGCATAGGGATCGAtttttctcatgaagaaataaagtaattgggctttggatttaatttggataattatcccaaacgaataattaatataagaaaatataattcctctccaataattaatagtggtcgaaaattctaaataaaaagagcaagatgaaaattgatgatcctattaaatctcactcacccttagaaaaataattcaccgcaatatatttcaccccgcatcAAATATTCAAAAGCCACGTCACAAAATCAACGAAGTTGACTTGGTCGaaccaaaattaggtcaccaaaggaATCGCATAACAATTCCACTCGTCATTTaattcacggcattaaaagaaataaatgcaaCATCTTAGGGtttgaaaattagggttcaaaaaatGGGGCGTTACATGGTAGATCTCGGCGCTCTTGCGATGAACTTCGATCTCTTTCGAcattttgtttttgattttgagtgttatctttttttctttcttttttttatatactgagttttaatttgttgtggGCAACGTGAAATAATTGGGTTGTAAATGCGTGACTTTTCGAATTTATTAGGCTAAGTCTCGTGCCGTATACACTAAATGGGGTCTAGGAATAGCATAATTTTATTgacaaattaaaattgataCGTCATCAAACATTAGCTATTTTTTGTGTTAATTCCTATGTTCTGCTTATATCACGTCAGTATGCTATTATTGCAACATTTTGTTGTAGTGTTTATTTTACATTCCTTAGTACTATCACTAACAAGAAATATATTTTATGATACTACTATTACACAATACTCTCCACATTTGGTGGTTATGCGTGATATGAGTTTTATGATCTACATATCCAATCTTTCGCaaatataaaactaaaaaaatcaaAGTTGTAATTCGTtgtacacattttcatctacgTAGCGTATGTGGAACATATATTGGTGACATAAAATGTGACATTGAAACGCAAAATGTGGGTTATGGAGTATTTCAAGACGAGTGAAGGAAAAATACTTGTTTAGGAACACGATGAAAGCAAAGAAAATGAAGATAGTATAAGTTTGGTTACAACTAAGATCAGTATCATGAATTCAAGGCACTAGAATTCAAGGCATTAAGATCAGTATCATGAACATATACCAGTAATTGTTTATTTGCATGGCTCTAGAATTCAAGGCACATTCCCCCGCTATTTACAAAATAGGTTTCGTGACCACATTAAGGAAGGTCCGATTGCAAATAATAGATCATGAATTCGCAATTACTATCTACTCCAAAACATGGATATCTGAAGTCAACGATTCCAAATTTTCAAGATTTATGTATTCGTTCAAGACAGTTAatctaattaaaaaaactactgaTGAAGAGCCACTCTTTGATAGAGTACTactttttcaatattattattattattattattattattattattattattattattattattattattattattattattattattattattcgtGTATTAACATTGTCTCGATTTCTATTTTTGTAGATATAATCGGTGTGATTATCGACCCATGCAAGGTCATTATACAATCTAATTCTCGAGTCATCAAGATTAGGTTTATTTATAATGAATGATATTAGACACACAAAAAGTCATGCTAAAAGAATGCCAACAAACACTACCGGATTTTTCATAAATACCAATTTCATAAATCATATGTGTCATTTCAGTGAAATAAATTTCTAGATTGTGCCCTAATtttatgatattattattattatttgtgttCTTAATTATGACATTTTATATTACATTGtcttatctttcttattttgatAGTTCTATTTTTTTATGCTATTCAGTATGTTGTTGATAACAATAGAAGAATAGgtgaaaagagaataatattataataagcAGTATTAATCACTatcattctttttttaaaaattcatgatATTTCAGTTATTTTGGATTCATGAGTATGAATTTATTGATAAGTTTTGGagtaatttaagtatattttgTTAATATGGCGGTTACCAAATGAATTAAGCAATAAACTAAACAAATACTCTGAGCACTACACCAATTTGATATATAGCGGTTATGTTTGATTCCTGaagttttttataattaagaatTCCATCATACAAGTTGATATAATAAGTTAAATGCAATTGCAATCACTAGTTATAATGGATAATCAAATTTTAGAAATATCGTTCAATTAATTTCTAGCCTTTCTTCTTCCCACATGACATATTCATCTCATCAATTTTGTATATTGCTTGCAACTTTTTCTCCTCTATAAATATCGTTCAATCATCATATATGCATCATCAAATCATTCTGCTcttataaataaagaaaaacacTCCGACTTTCTCCACTAAGTGTACTCCATCGAACTCGAGCCTATCAAAGGGGCGATGAAAATTTGATTTATGATTTCAGGCTACCTTGCTTGAATCGGTGAAATTTAAAAGACCATTCAATTCTTATCTTGCGTCAGTAGAAACGGCCTTCCATGTTTTAGAGTTGGGAGGTGGTTATCCGATGGGGATATAGAGAAACCTTTTATATACTGTACTTGTCTCCATCCATGATTAACTGACATGAGTTGACTCGGCTCGaatttaagaaatatattagAAAGTGTGTGGAAAAAGTTCATGGAATACGAGACTTGCTTTTATTAATATATGAGTgagatgagttagtggaatatgagaggTCTTTAAGTAGTAAAAATTTAGGTGTTAATTAATTGGTGacggaagaaaaagaaaattatgcCAATTAATTTTGCATTATTATAGGGAGTGGTACAACATTAGCATTTTTTTCGTGGGGTGAATTAAAGATGTGTGGATTGAGTTCAATGCTTTGTTACATCGACTTCATGGGAATATGCACACAACATACATTTGATATGATTATGTTCTCCTAGGAGCTGTCTGAACCACTAGATAATTAGGATCTGTCTGAGCTTCAGTGACATCCGATCCTGAAAAGTGTGCAGCTAGGCTGACATGAGGGGCTTGCGTTGCCCGTGGAGCCACTGGAGGGGCTTGCGCTACTGGAGCCACTGGTGGGGCTTGCGTTGCCCGTGGAGCCACTGGAGGGGCTTGCGCTGCTGGAGCCACTGGTGGGGCTTGCGCTGCCCGTGGAGCCACTGGAGGGGCTTGCGCTGCTGGAGCCACTGGTGGGGCTTGCGCTGCCCGTGGAGCCACTGGAGGGGCTTGCGCTGCTGGAGCCACTGGTGGGGCTTGCGCTGCCCGTGGAGCCACTGGAGGGGCTTGCGCTGCTGGAGCCACTGGTGGGGCTTGCGCTGCCCGTGGAGCCACTGGAGGGGCTTGCGCTGCTGGAGCCACTGGTGAGGCTTGCGCTGCCGCTGGAGCCACTGGAGGGGCTTGCGCTGCTGGAGCCACTGGAGGGGCTTGCGCTGCCGCTGGAGCCACTGGCGGGGCTTGCGCTGCTGGAGCCACTGGCGGGGCTTGCGCTGCTGGAGCCACTGGAGGGACGTGTGCTTCCAGTAGAGGGGGGTGGACTAATGCTGGAGGCCCGTACGCGACTGGTGGAGCGGCATACACGACCGGTGGAGGGGCGGCGAACGCGACCGGCAGTGGTCCATGGGCTGCCATGGCATATGCAGCCATTGGTGGTACATAGATCGGCTCGTCACGTACAAACTGAATCCACACGAGTTGTGGAATGCCATGGACAATCATC
Proteins encoded in this window:
- the LOC121810796 gene encoding proline-rich protein 36-like yields the protein MAAYAMAAHGPLPVAFAAPPPVVYAAPPVAYGPPALVHPPLLEAHVPPVAPAAQAPPVAPAAQAPPVAPAAAQAPPVAPAAQAPPVAPAAAQASPVAPAAQAPPVAPRAAQAPPVAPAAQAPPVAPRAAQAPPVAPAAQAPPVAPRAAQAPPVAPAAQAPPVAPRAAQAPPVAPAAQAPPVAPRATQAPPVAPVAQAPPVAPRATQAPHVSLAAHFSGSDVTEAQTDPNYLVVQTAPRRT
- the LOC121811044 gene encoding zinc finger homeobox protein 3-like encodes the protein MLTPPPPPPPPPPPLLYARLLAVAALHLPLSISTDITPSLLHLLSSPPLSRICRRRHCACTGGGSAASSPRLALPEQLPEATTVATSSPDSRKEKSRLSSWLWCRKINSIHSLP